From Haloglomus litoreum, the proteins below share one genomic window:
- a CDS encoding ABC transporter ATP-binding protein: protein MALLQTDGLTKRFGGLVAVDHVNLSIERGETRAIIGPNGAGKSTCINLITGLLEPTEGTVTFDGEDITDLEPYQTVQRGVAKSFQTASIFPSMTVEENVKIAAFAAEHGSFQFNFLRDRQDFPDVNAVVDEMLAAVELAGSRDLEVGSLPYGDKRRLEIAIALAAEPDLLLMDEPTAGMSPEETQATVDLVEDLQDELGLTIVLVEHDMEIIFRVADKITVLNRGSVIAEGTPDEVQGDEQVQEAYLGGVEL, encoded by the coding sequence ATGGCGCTGCTCCAGACCGACGGCCTGACAAAGCGGTTCGGCGGCCTCGTCGCGGTCGACCACGTGAACCTCAGTATCGAGCGCGGGGAGACCCGCGCCATCATCGGCCCGAACGGGGCCGGCAAGTCGACCTGCATCAACCTCATCACCGGGCTGCTGGAGCCGACCGAGGGCACCGTCACGTTCGACGGCGAGGACATCACGGACCTGGAACCCTACCAGACGGTCCAGCGCGGTGTGGCAAAGTCGTTCCAGACGGCCTCCATCTTCCCCAGCATGACCGTCGAGGAGAACGTGAAGATCGCGGCGTTCGCCGCCGAACACGGCTCCTTCCAGTTCAACTTCCTCCGGGACCGCCAGGACTTCCCCGATGTGAACGCCGTCGTCGACGAGATGCTGGCGGCGGTCGAGCTGGCGGGCAGCCGCGACCTCGAGGTCGGGAGCCTCCCGTACGGGGACAAGCGCCGCCTCGAGATCGCCATCGCCCTCGCGGCCGAACCGGACCTCCTCCTGATGGACGAGCCGACGGCGGGGATGTCGCCGGAGGAGACGCAGGCGACGGTCGACCTGGTCGAGGACCTGCAGGACGAGCTCGGACTGACCATCGTCCTGGTCGAACACGACATGGAGATCATCTTCCGCGTGGCCGACAAGATCACCGTGCTGAACCGCGGCAGCGTCATCGCCGAGGGGACGCCGGACGAGGTGCAGGGCGACGAACAGGTCCAGGAGGCCTACCTCGGGGGTGTCGAGCTATGA
- a CDS encoding ABC transporter ATP-binding protein — MSLLEVDAIDAYYDQSHILRELSLTVEEEQICALLGRNGAGKTTTLRCVAGATPPDVRSGDIRYRGDSLLDRDTEDISMEGIGMVPEERRVFSELTVEENLHMADVSRNRSNTIGRGLQQVRETRPVSELYEAFPRLDERRNQKAGTLSGGEQQMLAIARALRQNPGLLMLDEPYEGLAPQIIADVEDAIRRINEEEETTILLVEQNAAAAIKIADFCYIVDQGQIVFEGTAEELRDDDEARQRYLGV; from the coding sequence GTGAGCCTGCTCGAGGTCGACGCCATCGACGCCTACTACGACCAGAGCCACATCCTCCGCGAACTCTCGCTGACGGTCGAGGAGGAGCAGATCTGTGCGCTGCTGGGCCGCAACGGCGCGGGGAAGACGACCACCCTGCGCTGTGTCGCGGGTGCGACCCCGCCGGACGTCCGGTCGGGCGACATCCGCTACCGCGGTGACTCGCTCCTCGACCGCGACACGGAGGACATCTCGATGGAGGGCATCGGGATGGTGCCCGAGGAGCGGCGTGTCTTCTCCGAACTGACGGTCGAGGAGAACCTCCACATGGCGGACGTCTCGCGGAACCGCTCGAACACCATCGGCCGGGGACTGCAGCAGGTCCGGGAGACGCGACCGGTCTCGGAGCTGTACGAGGCGTTCCCCCGGCTGGACGAGCGGCGCAACCAGAAGGCCGGGACGCTGAGCGGCGGCGAGCAGCAGATGCTCGCCATCGCCCGCGCACTCAGGCAGAACCCCGGCCTGCTGATGCTGGACGAGCCGTACGAGGGCCTGGCGCCGCAGATCATCGCCGACGTGGAGGACGCCATCCGGCGCATCAACGAGGAGGAGGAGACCACCATCCTGCTGGTCGAGCAGAACGCCGCGGCGGCCATCAAGATCGCCGACTTCTGCTACATCGTCGACCAGGGGCAGATCGTCTTCGAGGGCACCGCCGAGGAACTCCGGGACGACGACGAGGCCCGACAGCGGTACCTGGGGGTCTGA
- a CDS encoding branched-chain amino acid ABC transporter permease, whose product MSDDRSAAPGADTGTDTTHEGGTDGPGRGPTRTDGGTVTAPAAGGSSGSAIERLVALSKRESVVVVGSAIALLALPILLIDGLGLLSTVLFGSPKVAGYEGLSALILAFAIAVIGFDILLGYTELLSFGHAAFWGVSAYTAGIVSAQLTANPLVIVFAGIAVTAPLAVIIGFLSIRRSGVYFAVLTLTFGQMLYFYALGPGSWLTGGANGFTDIQSNPLFGFALGDTIQDIYFDMTGALLLDIPFARWSIEYLFLATFTLIAIWLAYRIINSPYGLILSAIGENEQRVDFVGLDVFRYKLMAFVISAMFAGAGGALFAVHERVAGVYPGSLYWITSGDFVIMAVLGGTGSIAGPFLGALVFEYISNVVSSLSFVLFTGPLRGVLGEFTLNFGPVWRLVLGGVFVLVVAKFPDGIRGAIASAVAAIEERVAGSGGGGSAADPAVDVEAGTDGGPPTDGEPSNDPDDGPARTGGDD is encoded by the coding sequence GTGAGCGACGACCGTTCCGCGGCTCCCGGCGCGGACACCGGGACCGATACGACCCACGAGGGCGGTACCGACGGCCCGGGCCGGGGCCCGACGCGGACCGACGGCGGCACCGTCACCGCGCCGGCGGCCGGCGGCAGCAGCGGCTCGGCCATCGAGCGACTGGTCGCGCTGAGCAAGCGCGAGTCGGTCGTCGTCGTCGGCTCCGCCATCGCCCTGCTCGCGCTCCCCATCCTGCTGATCGACGGGCTGGGACTGCTCAGCACCGTCCTGTTCGGCTCGCCGAAGGTCGCCGGCTACGAGGGGCTCTCGGCGCTCATCCTCGCGTTCGCCATCGCCGTCATCGGCTTCGACATCCTGCTGGGCTACACCGAACTGCTGTCCTTCGGTCACGCCGCGTTCTGGGGTGTCTCCGCCTACACCGCGGGGATCGTCAGCGCGCAGCTGACCGCCAACCCGCTCGTCATCGTCTTCGCCGGCATCGCCGTGACCGCGCCCCTGGCCGTCATCATCGGCTTCCTCTCGATCCGACGCAGTGGCGTCTACTTCGCGGTGCTGACGCTGACGTTCGGCCAGATGCTCTACTTCTACGCCCTCGGCCCGGGCTCGTGGCTGACGGGCGGTGCAAACGGGTTCACCGACATCCAGTCCAACCCGCTGTTCGGGTTCGCGCTGGGGGACACCATCCAGGACATCTACTTCGACATGACCGGTGCGCTCCTGCTGGACATCCCCTTCGCCCGCTGGAGCATCGAGTACCTGTTCCTGGCGACGTTCACCCTCATCGCCATCTGGCTGGCCTACCGCATCATCAACTCGCCGTACGGCCTCATCCTGTCGGCCATCGGTGAGAACGAGCAGCGCGTCGACTTCGTCGGGCTGGACGTGTTCCGCTACAAGCTGATGGCGTTCGTCATCTCCGCGATGTTCGCCGGGGCGGGTGGCGCCCTGTTCGCCGTCCACGAGCGCGTCGCCGGGGTCTACCCGGGGTCGCTCTACTGGATCACCAGCGGTGACTTCGTCATCATGGCGGTCCTCGGGGGCACGGGCTCCATCGCCGGTCCGTTCCTCGGCGCGCTCGTCTTCGAGTACATCAGCAACGTCGTCAGTTCGCTGTCGTTCGTGCTGTTCACCGGGCCACTGCGCGGTGTTCTCGGCGAGTTCACGCTCAACTTCGGCCCCGTCTGGCGGCTCGTCCTCGGCGGCGTGTTCGTCCTCGTCGTCGCGAAGTTCCCCGACGGCATCCGTGGCGCCATCGCGAGCGCCGTGGCGGCCATCGAGGAACGGGTCGCCGGCTCGGGCGGCGGCGGGTCGGCGGCCGACCCGGCCGTCGATGTCGAGGCTGGCACTGACGGCGGGCCCCCGACCGACGGCGAACCATCGAACGACCCGGACGACGGTCCCGCGCGGACCGGAGGTGACGACTGA
- a CDS encoding thioredoxin family protein, with protein MSELHTDPEARLDYLLEHGVIEEDHDGDLRLTAEFAETQDIHHDTYGDISEDRFVRVVADIFEISEDRAREQDVTRNELVAFTTLQTYLEAPPDRDALALLAAMVARFTPPSAVPDGMLELSDETYGEFLDGRDAVVVVWKRVCTPCDQMKEELDDIRAGAPGNVAFAGVDGEEVPAFRREFEVTAAPTTLVFADGELVERFDGKPEVETFHETFDEVYGTAEVGG; from the coding sequence GTGTCCGAACTCCACACCGACCCCGAGGCGCGTCTGGACTACCTCCTCGAGCACGGTGTCATCGAAGAGGACCACGACGGGGACCTCCGGCTGACGGCCGAGTTCGCCGAGACACAGGACATCCACCACGACACCTACGGTGACATCTCCGAGGACCGGTTCGTCCGGGTCGTGGCGGACATCTTCGAGATCTCGGAGGACCGGGCCCGCGAGCAGGACGTGACCCGGAACGAACTGGTCGCGTTCACCACGCTCCAGACGTATCTGGAGGCCCCGCCGGACCGCGACGCGCTGGCGCTGCTGGCCGCGATGGTCGCGCGGTTCACGCCGCCCTCTGCCGTCCCGGACGGGATGCTGGAGCTGAGCGACGAGACGTACGGCGAGTTCCTCGACGGCCGGGACGCCGTGGTCGTCGTCTGGAAGCGGGTCTGCACCCCCTGCGACCAGATGAAGGAGGAACTGGACGACATCCGGGCCGGCGCGCCGGGCAACGTCGCCTTCGCCGGCGTCGACGGCGAGGAGGTGCCCGCGTTCCGCCGCGAGTTTGAGGTCACCGCGGCGCCGACGACGCTCGTGTTCGCCGACGGCGAACTGGTCGAGCGGTTCGACGGCAAGCCGGAGGTCGAGACCTTCCACGAGACGTTCGACGAGGTCTACGGGACGGCGGAAGTGGGCGGCTGA
- a CDS encoding bacterio-opsin activator domain-containing protein gives MSSEGQANRVEIDRGRYRQLLGAAGTDRERLVLRLAGEVGLTPTEMTRLEAGHAETRLHDGGVSHALRVPDGDGGTDRLAPLPADLESALTAYVGPTAEPDAPVFEVTARRLQMLVGSVTDRAAEAAADPALERVSTADLRRFFGRDAVERGVAPGAVLAAGGWDRLDSIGAGVSDPDGEAAVSAFANASPPVVPDDAPATETVGEAAGPDPRALRDALDRLDAAVVVLGPSGRIRHANRSFERLTGRRVDGVVGRSFDSLVLDDALPGEFWRAVATEGAWSGVLPYASAEDGARERWTRASRVPDGTGGAERVVVEIRQQGTSPAAGRAKAVAASARAVGERLLDELTRDGVLAAATEVLARGDAYACAWVVDPSPPQGLEPLAAAGVEPSVAAEYAAGDADLAEAARTVAETGTVRTITVDPVSAAPDAPSLLLAPLRHAESVHGVLVLAAPGAADIEDREREVVADLGRRVGLALSAAEWRHLLLSDTVLELTFESTDPDSLFVDASDRHGCRIELDGMVPVEEGLLYYVTVSGAAPEDALGTAREAGEARLVADRGDAALLEVAAPNASLATPLVERGGNVRSLVAEDGRAELVCEFSPDAAVRDLLDAFREAFPESNLLAKREEDRPTASSSSLRAADDELTDKQRSVLRAAYHAGYFEWPRGSTAEELADSMDISSPTLHNHLRRAQQRLLTALFEGESRPLAEETVSWDS, from the coding sequence ATGTCTTCGGAGGGGCAGGCCAACAGGGTGGAGATCGACCGGGGCCGGTATCGCCAGCTCCTGGGCGCCGCTGGCACGGACCGGGAGCGGCTGGTGCTCCGGCTGGCCGGCGAGGTGGGTCTGACGCCCACCGAGATGACGCGGCTGGAGGCCGGCCACGCCGAGACCCGCCTCCACGACGGCGGTGTGAGCCACGCACTCCGCGTCCCCGACGGTGACGGGGGGACGGATCGGCTGGCGCCGCTCCCGGCCGACCTGGAGTCGGCGCTGACAGCCTACGTCGGCCCGACCGCCGAGCCGGACGCCCCGGTGTTCGAGGTGACCGCCCGGCGGCTGCAGATGCTGGTCGGGTCGGTGACCGACCGGGCGGCCGAGGCCGCCGCCGACCCGGCGCTGGAGCGGGTCTCCACGGCGGATCTCAGACGGTTCTTCGGCCGCGACGCCGTGGAGCGGGGGGTCGCTCCCGGGGCGGTGCTGGCTGCCGGGGGCTGGGACCGGCTCGACAGCATCGGCGCCGGTGTGTCGGACCCGGACGGTGAGGCAGCCGTCTCGGCGTTCGCGAACGCAAGCCCCCCGGTGGTCCCCGACGACGCGCCGGCGACGGAGACGGTGGGGGAGGCCGCGGGGCCGGACCCTCGTGCGCTCCGGGATGCCCTCGACCGCCTCGACGCCGCTGTCGTGGTGCTCGGCCCGAGCGGGCGTATCAGGCACGCGAACCGGTCGTTCGAGCGTCTCACCGGTCGCCGCGTCGACGGGGTCGTCGGACGTTCCTTCGACTCGCTCGTCCTCGACGACGCCCTGCCGGGCGAGTTCTGGCGGGCGGTCGCCACGGAGGGCGCCTGGTCCGGCGTGCTGCCGTACGCCAGCGCCGAGGACGGCGCCCGGGAGCGATGGACCCGTGCCTCGCGGGTTCCGGACGGAACGGGCGGCGCAGAGCGCGTCGTCGTCGAGATCCGACAGCAGGGGACGAGCCCGGCTGCGGGCCGGGCGAAGGCGGTGGCGGCGTCCGCCCGGGCGGTCGGCGAACGGCTCCTCGACGAACTGACCCGTGACGGGGTACTGGCAGCCGCGACAGAGGTGCTCGCGCGGGGGGACGCGTACGCCTGCGCCTGGGTGGTGGACCCGTCGCCGCCGCAGGGGCTGGAACCGCTGGCCGCGGCCGGTGTCGAGCCGTCCGTCGCCGCCGAATACGCCGCCGGCGACGCCGACCTCGCGGAGGCGGCGCGGACCGTCGCCGAGACCGGCACCGTCCGGACGATAACCGTCGACCCCGTCTCCGCGGCGCCTGACGCCCCGTCGCTCCTACTGGCCCCGTTGCGCCACGCCGAGAGCGTCCACGGCGTCCTGGTGCTGGCGGCGCCCGGAGCGGCCGACATCGAGGACCGCGAGCGCGAGGTCGTCGCCGATCTGGGGCGGCGTGTCGGGCTGGCGCTCTCGGCTGCCGAGTGGCGCCACCTGCTCCTCTCGGACACGGTGCTGGAGCTGACGTTCGAGAGCACGGACCCCGACTCGCTGTTCGTCGACGCCTCCGACCGCCATGGCTGCCGGATCGAACTCGACGGGATGGTCCCCGTCGAGGAGGGACTGCTCTACTACGTGACCGTCTCCGGGGCGGCGCCCGAGGACGCGCTGGGGACCGCCCGGGAGGCCGGCGAGGCGCGGCTGGTCGCCGACCGTGGGGACGCCGCGCTCCTGGAGGTCGCGGCGCCGAACGCGTCGCTGGCGACGCCGCTCGTCGAGCGGGGCGGGAACGTCCGGTCGCTGGTCGCCGAGGACGGGCGCGCGGAGCTGGTCTGCGAGTTCTCACCCGACGCCGCGGTCCGCGACCTGCTGGACGCCTTCCGGGAGGCGTTCCCGGAGTCGAACCTCCTCGCGAAGCGCGAGGAGGACCGGCCGACCGCCTCCTCCTCGTCGCTCCGGGCCGCCGACGACGAGCTGACCGACAAGCAGCGGTCGGTGCTCCGGGCGGCCTACCACGCCGGCTACTTCGAGTGGCCCCGCGGCAGCACCGCCGAGGAGCTGGCCGACTCGATGGACATCTCCTCCCCCACGCTCCACAACCACCTCCGCCGGGCCCAGCAGCGGCTCCTGACGGCGCTGTTCGAGGGCGAGAGCCGCCCACTCGCCGAGGAGACGGTCAGTTGGGATAGCTAG
- the acs gene encoding acetate--CoA ligase — MSEQEEPDPDATIEARLHEQEYFRPPTEFVGQANASDPAIHEEVGDFPEGFEHYAELLDWDTHWDEVLDASNPPFYEWFVGGELNASYNCIDRHLDERKNQTALLWEGEGGEQRNISYQDLYRRVNETAAALRDAGVEEDDVVTIHLPMVPALPITMLACARIGAPHSVVFAGFSAQALAERVDSADSDFVVTIDGYYRRGDFLPHIEKADEAHEDADRDPSTLVWTRHDDVHDSVDVSDDYTMMADLLDENRRETVEPVSRDAEDPLFLMYTSGTTGKPKGCQHRTGGYLSYVTATSKYVLDIKPEDTYWCAADIGWITGHSYIVYGPLALGTTSVMYEGTPDHPHKSRMWEIAERYDVDIFHTSPTAVRMFMKWGPEYVEGYDFDFRHMTTVGEPIQPEAWLWYYQHIGDEDAVIVDTWWQTETGGHLITNLPALEDMKPGSAGKAAPGISPALVDDDGNKLEPASGQAGNLIIERPWPGMLQTVYGNDERFIDTYWADFSDTDSDDWTDWNYKAGDGAVQAQDGYWRVLGRLDDVMNVAGHRLGTMELESAVAEVEDVAEAAVAAREHPEKGEVPDVYVVVRDGVEPSDEVRDRIIAAVEDEIGAFARPANVMFVSDLPKTRSGKIMRRILENISNGDDLGDTTTLRDPSVPETIRDQVHGD; from the coding sequence ATGTCCGAACAGGAAGAGCCGGACCCGGACGCGACCATCGAGGCGCGCCTCCACGAGCAGGAGTACTTCCGTCCGCCGACGGAGTTCGTCGGCCAGGCCAACGCCTCCGACCCCGCCATCCACGAGGAGGTGGGCGATTTCCCCGAAGGGTTCGAGCACTACGCCGAACTGCTGGACTGGGACACACACTGGGACGAGGTACTGGATGCCTCGAACCCGCCGTTCTACGAGTGGTTCGTCGGCGGCGAGCTCAACGCCTCGTACAACTGCATCGACCGCCATCTCGACGAGCGCAAGAACCAGACCGCACTGCTGTGGGAGGGTGAGGGCGGCGAGCAGCGCAACATCTCCTACCAGGACCTCTACCGACGCGTGAACGAGACGGCGGCCGCGCTCCGTGACGCGGGCGTCGAGGAGGACGACGTCGTCACCATCCACCTCCCGATGGTCCCGGCGCTGCCCATCACGATGCTCGCGTGTGCGCGTATCGGTGCCCCTCACTCCGTCGTCTTCGCCGGCTTCTCCGCGCAGGCGCTGGCCGAGCGCGTCGACTCTGCCGATTCGGACTTCGTCGTCACCATCGACGGCTACTACCGCCGTGGCGACTTCCTGCCCCACATCGAGAAGGCCGACGAGGCCCACGAGGACGCCGACCGCGACCCCTCGACCCTGGTGTGGACCCGCCACGACGACGTCCACGACTCCGTCGACGTCTCGGATGACTACACGATGATGGCGGACCTGCTGGACGAGAACCGCCGCGAGACGGTCGAACCCGTCTCCAGGGACGCCGAGGACCCCCTGTTCCTGATGTACACGTCGGGGACGACGGGCAAGCCGAAGGGCTGCCAGCACCGCACCGGCGGCTACCTCTCGTACGTCACCGCGACCTCGAAGTACGTCCTCGACATCAAGCCCGAGGACACGTACTGGTGTGCGGCCGACATCGGCTGGATTACCGGACATAGCTACATCGTCTACGGTCCGCTCGCGCTCGGGACGACCAGCGTGATGTACGAGGGTACTCCGGATCACCCGCACAAGTCCCGGATGTGGGAGATCGCCGAGCGCTACGACGTGGACATCTTCCACACCTCGCCGACCGCGGTCCGGATGTTCATGAAGTGGGGCCCGGAGTACGTCGAGGGCTACGACTTCGACTTCCGCCACATGACGACCGTCGGTGAGCCCATCCAGCCCGAGGCGTGGCTCTGGTACTACCAGCACATCGGCGACGAGGACGCCGTCATCGTGGACACGTGGTGGCAGACCGAGACCGGCGGCCACCTCATCACGAACCTGCCCGCGCTGGAGGACATGAAGCCCGGCAGCGCCGGCAAGGCGGCGCCCGGTATCTCGCCGGCCCTCGTCGACGACGACGGGAACAAACTCGAACCGGCGAGCGGGCAGGCCGGCAATCTCATCATCGAGCGGCCGTGGCCCGGCATGCTCCAGACGGTGTACGGCAACGACGAGCGGTTCATCGACACCTACTGGGCGGACTTCTCGGACACGGATTCGGACGACTGGACCGACTGGAACTACAAGGCCGGTGACGGCGCGGTGCAGGCCCAGGACGGCTACTGGCGCGTCCTCGGCCGGCTGGACGACGTGATGAACGTCGCCGGGCACCGGCTCGGGACCATGGAGCTCGAATCGGCCGTCGCCGAGGTCGAGGACGTGGCCGAGGCCGCCGTCGCCGCGCGCGAACACCCCGAGAAGGGCGAGGTCCCCGACGTGTACGTCGTCGTCCGGGACGGCGTCGAGCCCAGCGACGAGGTCCGTGACCGCATCATCGCGGCCGTCGAGGACGAGATCGGCGCGTTCGCCCGGCCCGCGAACGTGATGTTCGTGAGCGACCTGCCGAAGACCCGCTCCGGCAAGATCATGCGCCGTATCCTCGAGAACATCTCCAACGGCGACGACCTCGGGGACACCACGACGCTCCGCGACCCCTCTGTGCCGGAGACCATCCGGGACCAGGTCCACGGCGACTGA
- a CDS encoding substrate-binding protein gives MAGLAGCTQGGDGGDGGGGGDGGDGGDGGGGGGGNQYPPIGNFPVEGDEVVIGFNVPQSGPYSAEGQDELRGYNLAMDHLNNGGGWVEFWDDLSGDGILGKTVASVEGDTGTSPEQATQQARRMISQDSAIMITGGSSSAVAIAVQELCQEEKVQFQCCLTHSNDTTGSSCVRYSTRELFNAYMTGAALAPILNSEYGSNLNFYQLYADYTWGQTVQESMNQFLTDSGWSQIDSVPTPLDTSDYSSFLSDVPRDETDVLILAHYGLDAANSLPQAVDQGLDQDMEIVVPLYNRLMARAAGDSINGVFGTVDWNWQYDNQATNSFVEDYTAEHDRNPSYAARLAYNALMQYAAACERAGTFYPPEVIRQLEDYTYADAGLGVEERLRKCDHQAMRPVQVVRGNIQGEDEFFELVEQTPREDVQYACDDGPAAQCDLGEYGDE, from the coding sequence ATCGCCGGGCTCGCCGGCTGCACGCAGGGCGGAGACGGTGGAGACGGCGGCGGTGGCGGTGACGGCGGTGACGGCGGTGACGGTGGCGGCGGCGGCGGTGGTAACCAGTACCCGCCGATCGGTAACTTCCCCGTCGAGGGGGACGAGGTGGTCATCGGGTTCAACGTGCCCCAGTCGGGGCCGTACTCCGCCGAGGGGCAGGACGAGCTCCGCGGGTACAACCTCGCGATGGACCACCTCAACAACGGTGGCGGCTGGGTCGAGTTCTGGGACGACCTCTCCGGGGACGGCATCCTCGGCAAGACCGTCGCCTCCGTGGAGGGTGACACCGGGACCAGCCCGGAGCAGGCCACCCAGCAGGCCCGCCGGATGATCAGCCAGGACAGCGCAATCATGATCACCGGGGGCTCGTCCTCGGCGGTCGCCATCGCGGTCCAGGAGCTGTGTCAGGAGGAGAAGGTGCAGTTCCAGTGCTGTCTGACCCACTCCAACGACACGACCGGCTCCTCGTGTGTCCGCTACAGTACGCGTGAGCTGTTCAACGCGTACATGACGGGTGCGGCGCTGGCACCCATCCTCAACAGCGAGTACGGGAGCAACCTGAACTTCTACCAGCTGTACGCGGACTACACCTGGGGCCAGACGGTCCAGGAGTCGATGAACCAGTTCCTCACGGACTCGGGCTGGTCGCAGATCGACTCCGTCCCGACCCCGCTGGACACCTCCGACTACTCGTCGTTCCTGTCAGACGTGCCCCGCGACGAGACGGACGTGCTCATCCTGGCCCACTACGGGCTGGACGCGGCGAACTCGCTGCCCCAGGCCGTCGACCAGGGCCTCGACCAGGACATGGAGATCGTCGTCCCGCTGTACAACCGCCTGATGGCGCGCGCGGCGGGTGACTCCATCAACGGCGTCTTCGGGACCGTCGACTGGAACTGGCAGTACGACAACCAGGCGACCAACAGCTTCGTCGAGGACTACACGGCCGAGCACGACCGCAACCCGTCGTACGCGGCCCGACTCGCGTACAACGCGCTGATGCAGTACGCGGCGGCCTGCGAGCGCGCGGGGACGTTCTACCCGCCGGAGGTCATCCGACAGCTCGAGGACTACACGTACGCCGATGCCGGCCTCGGCGTCGAGGAGCGGCTCCGGAAATGCGACCACCAGGCGATGCGCCCGGTCCAGGTCGTCCGCGGGAACATCCAGGGCGAGGACGAGTTCTTCGAGCTGGTCGAGCAGACCCCGCGCGAGGACGTCCAGTACGCCTGCGACGACGGCCCCGCCGCCCAGTGTGACCTGGGCGAGTACGGCGACGAGTAA
- a CDS encoding branched-chain amino acid ABC transporter permease: MLPLQSTLISIIINGLQQGAIFALLGIGLTIVLGTMKFLNLAHGALYLIGAYVGMLFSVQRSLADGTLYNLGFTTVGLKATEVDVLGVMVNLNFLLAMVMVPLVVFGIGVLMERFVARPFYDRPETGQLLVTFGLALVVQEVIRALFGPTTFQAYQPVSGTIAGTVSLWRVIIIVISIGIIAATYLAIERTDFGLVVRAGTEDSEMVRLLGIPITRSYSLVFALGAALAAFAGLIGASFQTVSPPIGTERALVPAFLTIVVGGAGSVVGAIAGGMVLGFVFAGFQQLAPQWSNIVLFGSVAVVILTRPEGLFGSAEVSS; encoded by the coding sequence ATGCTACCACTCCAATCGACGCTCATCAGCATCATCATAAACGGCCTCCAGCAGGGGGCCATCTTCGCCCTGCTGGGCATCGGATTGACCATCGTCCTCGGGACGATGAAGTTCCTCAACCTCGCCCACGGGGCGCTCTACCTCATCGGCGCCTACGTCGGGATGCTGTTCTCCGTCCAGCGGTCGCTGGCCGACGGCACCCTCTACAACCTCGGATTCACGACGGTCGGGCTGAAGGCAACCGAGGTGGACGTTCTGGGGGTGATGGTCAACCTCAACTTCCTCCTCGCGATGGTGATGGTCCCGCTGGTCGTCTTCGGCATCGGGGTCCTGATGGAGCGGTTCGTCGCCCGGCCGTTCTACGACCGCCCCGAGACCGGACAGCTGCTCGTCACGTTCGGGCTGGCGCTGGTCGTCCAGGAGGTCATCCGGGCCCTGTTCGGCCCGACGACGTTCCAGGCCTACCAGCCCGTGAGCGGCACCATCGCCGGCACGGTCTCGCTGTGGCGCGTCATCATCATCGTCATCAGCATCGGCATCATCGCCGCGACCTACCTCGCCATCGAGCGGACCGACTTCGGGCTGGTCGTGCGCGCGGGCACGGAGGACTCCGAGATGGTCCGGCTGCTCGGCATCCCCATCACGCGCTCGTACAGTCTCGTCTTCGCGCTGGGGGCCGCGCTGGCGGCGTTCGCCGGCCTCATCGGTGCCTCCTTCCAGACGGTCAGCCCGCCCATCGGCACCGAGCGCGCGCTCGTCCCCGCCTTCCTCACCATCGTCGTCGGTGGCGCCGGCAGCGTCGTCGGCGCCATCGCCGGCGGGATGGTGCTCGGGTTCGTCTTCGCCGGGTTCCAGCAGCTCGCACCGCAGTGGTCGAACATCGTCCTGTTCGGCTCCGTGGCCGTGGTCATCCTGACCCGGCCTGAGGGCCTGTTCGGGAGCGCGGAGGTGTCGTCGTGA